The DNA window ATaacaattatttattgtttcaACAAATATTCGGTTGATTCTAATGTAAAAAGCACGGCTAATGGATTAGATCCAACAAATACGAGTCTTCCACAAAAGGTTGACTATCAATAAATTAGTGAGTTATTGAGGTTTCCTATACAGAATAAACAATCAGATTATTTGATTCTCTAAGCCTACAGATAGTTTTTCTGATGGAGGAATATATTAATATACTATCTCATCgtgtaataaatataaaattgattttaGACTCACATTTAATGACGTAaacaaatacacaaaataattaaatattgattttcTAGATATCTTGCCCGCGTGGGACCCCAAATTTCTTACTACAAAAATAATACAaaccataataataataataataatcataatatTATACCCTTATGATACTTAATTTTAGATACTAGTGATAATTAATGGaagattaaattagtatagCCTCACTGATGAATGAATACAAACATTCTTCTTATAGTAATTATTCACATCTAGTTGATAGAATAATTTTGATGAGAAAGTTATGAACTTAACAGTTTGCTTTTTTTAAATACTAACCACCCAATATTTATTAGGTGGTGTTATGTTTTTTTGGGCTCTAATAATATTTACTAGCCTTTTTACATATTTATTCAAGCCCAATCAGTAAAACACTTCTCCcaaaaaaagatgaaaaaaaataaatacacattttaGTACTGAAATTTGAAATCAATACCAACATGTTGAAACAGAAAAAGGAGAATGGCATAAGATGATAATGGCATCAACAAGTATAACGATTTATACATTTATATGCCTATCATTTTGATAAAGCTGTAAGAAAAGGAAAACCTCAAAATCAATGGCGgttttgatgtttatcacaaaaaTATGATGAAAACTGAAGTAGCTTTCCTCTATAGAAACAATGCAAAAATGAGGCTCAACTTAGGCTAAGATCCTCTAGTATAATCTTGAGAAATCAGTTGGGAACTGATCTCAAGGTGTGAGCTTACTCTCGTTCCTCGTGAGAAACGAGCATCATCCTTGACCATCATCACCTACCCTTTGGTCCTCATGATTGTGATGCTGCCCTTCCCACCTTCGGTGTGGATTTTGGTCTTCCCAACGACAGGCTTCCCGGAGAATGCTGATGTGGGATACTCGTCTTCTGCTGGTTTAGGCTTTGGTGGATTGTGGATCCTCTGGTTTATGTCCTGGAGAGTTGTGTGTCCGAGCAGACTACATGGTTTGATGAATGTGAATGGATAGATCACCGATGATGCTGGCTTGGGAGGCGTTCGCATGTATGATTTTGTACCTCTGAAGACAACGTTTCGAGGAGTACTAATACTAAGAGTGTTCTTGACCTCATAAGTAGGAGCAGTGTTGCAAAGCTCTGCAATAGCACGTTTACGTTGCTTTGAGAGTTCAAACGGGAGGTGGAAGAAAGGGAGATGGTTTTAAGATTACCCGTGACATCAATTTGAACATCGGATGCTCCTCCACATGCACTATTGCTGTTGTTTATACAAAGAGCTCTTGTCATCAATAATGTTTTAGTTAAAGAAATGGTGAAAAAGTGATGGCGAACGTACAAATCTTCGTTGCAGAGGTGCATCCCGGGATCATTGAAGCAGTCTGCCATCCACCCTTCGGATGAAGGATCCAAGCACTCATTGCTGGCTGCAGACATGCCATCTATATATTAGTATATCGTTATATAAAAAACACACGCGTGATTTAAAATCAGGCACGAGATATGTGAGAGACGAACTTGTGAAACCAGCGACCCACTGTGACATGTCTGAAATAGCAGCTTCAAGAGACTGTTCTGTCTCCTAAACAAGGAATCAAACAAGAATTAGCATCTGTTTTGGAAAAAATGTGATGGAAAAATAACTAGTTGCATCAACCTTAGATCTTAAAAACTCCTCATCGTTGCAAATGGGCGTTTCCAAGACTTCGGACTCAAACTGCAGCATCCTGCGCCTTTTCACTTGAGACGAGTGATCCCTGTACAGCTCCGACTCTTTCCCTGATGTCCCTGCAGTTTATCCAATGAGGCACGAGTTGAGCAACATGGACAAAGAATGCACACAGATAGAACAAGCAATAgtaacaaatgaaaaaaacagaTGATTTTGCTTCGTCACATCAATTAACAATAATTAGATGGACAGAACATCATACCATTGTTGGTGACATAGTAGGGCAAGTCTCCACAGGCCTTAACCGGGGTAGTCTCGTTGTCGAACATATAAGAGATATGATCTACATTGTGTTCCACTTCATTCATAAGGGACTTAGATGCTTCTGCCAACCACATTAGGCAAAGTTAACCTTCAAATCCCTCAACCAAACAAGCGAAAAACACGAATTCAGAGCTTACCTATGCTAGTGTTATCTTCAAGAGAATAAACCTGATTTCTCCAGCCCCACATGTCACTGTTATCAATTCACCAATTTCTTTTAACAATGAGCTTAAACAGAGAAATGCACATTGATGTGAAGAAACTAGCTTTGAGCATAATCCAAGAAGCTCAGAAACCATAAACAACAAGAAAATCATGCTGAAGTTAAGAAATGATTGTTCTAACTAAATAAATCAAGAAACCACTTTTTGTGCATACACAATGCCCTAATTAACAAATTCTTgtcaaatacataaaaaaaggGAAAGTTCTTCTAGAAAAAACATCTAACAATATACAAGAATCAGATATTCCAAGATAGCTAAACAATCAGGATTAACATCTTCATTTACAGATTTAGAAAATAGCATGATAAaccacaaaatcaagaaaataatattaaaatggaCCCTAttcgaaaaattaaaagaaaataaaatggggCTTTTGTTGGGGATTGAAGAACTAACCTGCCATTGTTGTTGTAGCTCATCTTCTATTCctgtaaaaatttccttcctcCAATAAAAGAACAATAGTGCTTTAAATCAGACAATACAACTGCTATAATGTTATAAAACAACAAATCTTAACTAGCCGTTACAGGTTTAATTAAACATTCACCtgtttaataaatgaaaaaaaataaaactcgGCAACTACACATTCCAAGACGGAATATATAGCTAACTATTAATGAAAAAGCTCATCTTTTGAATAATACACATATATAGTAAATTATACACATATGTAGCAAATCATAGGTAAACATTATATACATCTTGTCAAAGATATAGAATATTTTGTGTGAAGAgcgtataaataataaaattattacatGAGAATATGGGATCTCAATTGTGGATTAGTATCTTTTTTGTTTCATTGACTCTTTATGAAGAGTCAATATATATTGATTGCTCAtggttgcaattttattttccatagatccatattattgaaatgttttaattttaatgaatcaATATATATTGATTCAATTGTTGCTTTTTTGATTATCCATAGATGATAGATCCATATTATTGCAAATGTTTTAATTTGTATGACTTATAAGCAATTAATTTGAACAATGAATTAATTTCCACTCTTTATAGGACCGGAGTTAATTATTGTATTAAAATTGTCTAATTTTGTATTTAAACGATCCGCTAcattaattgaaataattaacatCTCACGAGCATTTACTTTATATTATTAAGTATTTCCATTCTCATTACTAAAATTTCTTTAACCTCATTCAAAGAGAGTTAGTTAATTCATGGTCAATTGACTCAATCGTCTTGATACTTATTGCTGTCCATatccaattttcaattttttttacatatttcAGTAATAAAGGAGAGTGGGCCTTGACTAGAGCAGATACACAGCCGGGGATCCAAGTCCAAGACAGCCCAATtagttaattatataataaCCACATCTcaaatgaaaattataattattactaCTAACATTCATTTAATTTGACAGCTAatgttttatgcaagtttacgttggaatcttgaatttaagatgtcCAGTCAACGAAggttgaccaataataaatgtgacgagacatttaatttttggaaattaaatgatatagcgtcgatatacgttccgcgtagatgaccgcAATATACTCaatttctcaaatccgattcccggtgagtgagaaatagtggataaaagttggtcacattgtagcttttgataaagctatgagttgaaagtgtagggagtaattaactagtgttagttatcccacataggagatgagacacatctttaaatgtgtatttattaagtgacttattACCCTAtgtaattatcgtggactaagatgggtaaAAGAGCCCACATGCGTACCGAGCCGAGCCGCGCCCTTGCCCTTGGATCTTGGCatttggtctttgggcttgtccctggatccagacttaatgttttgggcagcagcctgatcaactctgtctgctgcgccttgagcgatggcttgatcagtgtcttgatcaagtcgcttcacgaagtccacatgtgacggttgaactagggcgtgtacagcgtctagattcaacgtcgaccactccagctttcaaactcgtaacggccGGCGGTTACTGCCCCGCcatgatgagccatgatgacagccatcaaggctgagttgacccccGCAGTagaccaagcctataaataggctagtcattccttgcattagGATATAGAACAACATACGAACATActcacaagcatcatactcttTCTGCATTGTTTTTCTATCAAAGCTCTGCTCtttcctccatccagttcgccggagctctgttgattgcggtgctgcttcaccagagacatagccgttttatctttggggacgacacgccaaaccgagagcactaccggggcgtatctcgtcttgcggaaagaggcttcctcgactcggctaagtttaaTTTCCTTTGACAGTTTCGATTTTCGTGTAATTTTTCAGTtttcagttcttccttcttaggttgtattacgcccggtattgtttatctcttgtaattccagtaAGAAGGATCCCAACAGTTTAttcatattaatttaatttcaatacATTTTAGTCATTTAcctttaatttttagtaatggaAAATTCTATTGTTAGTCCGTGTTTTCGGGGCACATGTCGAGTGAGAGTAGCGTGCATGAGTACTGACATGTTCTTATATATACCGATATGCATATATACATAGTCCTGTTATATTGCATGTAACGTATTGATACGTTTTCATATTATGATGATACATTTAATATGATATTGATCAAtaattttagttcaaaatatatttataattgtcTTTGCTACTGTATTATAGATCATACAAGTGGCATTTTCAAAGTGATATAATGATATATGCAGATTAATACAATATATGCAAAAGATCAACTGAAGCATGACTATATCAGCATAATAAATTCATCAAATATGGGTACATTAGTTAGACGGTATCTTTATAACAGTAAGCACACGAATATATGAACATGcacaataatattaaaattttcgtTTTCTTAACATATGCAATTATGATGTCGGTTGaagtattataaaattaatgatatATACCTtctgaaaaatatttaaatcaaaatatttatgTGGAAGTCAGTGTTCTAATATCCCTTCTAGTTCTAGGAGAGAAGCTGGCGAttaacttaaattaattgacATGGAGAAAACTCTGTGTACATACGAGGTCATAAATCTGATTAGTCTTTTAATAACTTTGAGAGCAaggtaatttaattttttctttctccATTATTACTTATAGTAGTAGTCGTCGTAGTAGTAATGCATTTAGCATTTTCCCAATTTGTTGATTATAgccttttttatatatattttgttgatATGATTGACaactttttattcttttcaatgTGATTGCTAATGTTCTATTATATCGTTCTATTATATCattgataatttaattttgagtgatgctaaatggccataatgtggtcggccataaagagttaatttagtccatttacatgtataaaaaaattagaattaccgatataaacttatatgtgtgtgaatggatttgtgagttgatacttatctttgaattccattacgtaaaacacattaatatcacgaattactatatacgttgagcaacaatcaagaaatgacagtagtaataagttgagcaaaaactatgaaagagcaacactaacatgttgagcaacatataatgaagatgatataaaagtaaaatcaagtagtattaaaccaaaaatttgaaaaaaaatcaattttttttgttatttaattaatttatggctggccataatgtggccgcataacattattctttaattttacCGTTTATATCGAACTCAAATATTACAccattttttaatatatgtgACGCAACTTTTTGAAACAGACCAATATTTGGTGTGTCATTTTTGTAGAAAAACGCAACAATCGGTTTGAATTTGCGGTATGATTGAAGAAgcttttcacaaaaaaaaaaagaaatttagtATAACTGGAGATAATCAGATAGACCctaataaaaagtgaaattgTCTTCTATAGAGAAGGATGGAACAGAAATAGAGTGTAggaaatttgttattttttgtaACCCTTAAGCGAAGTATTTTTTAGGCAcaagatttaaggaattgatattAAATAGTAAGTTAGAATGgcgagagtaaagtatgagagaaagaaaagtaatgagtaaaaagagaataaagaagatgtagaataaagtaagagtgatgattttttgctaaaaatggaaatgactaACTTATATTGGGACATCTCAAAAAAAATCTACgactcgcttatcttgggatgaagggagtatgaATTAATATGAATAACATGAATCAAAATGTCACGTGCTAGACCATAAACACAACTCAAGAACTTTATAAGATTTTGACTATTAATTTCAAGTTTAATGCTGTAAAATATTTGGAGGGTATCACGTGACATTAAGACTGTCCAAAATAGAATTGGAACCACCAGTAAATGTAGCAATCCAATTCCGAAAAGAAGATTATAATTAGTCAAAGTAAAAGCGGTTAAAGTGGAAATAAATTAGGACAAAAATATTTACTGGTCTGTTCTTATCTTATTCTTTTTGAAGTTATATCAACATTCTTTTAATTCATTAAAATCAGTGCTAAAAGCAAAGAAAGATTCAATAAAGGAAGAAAGGAAATGGAGtgttataaaaaaatcataaaataatctAGATATGTATAGTgtacttaaaaattaaaatcagtCGCACATTTGGTGCTGACACAGTCATTTCAAGAAAATGACTAGAAAAATTCATGTGTCGATCGACCAATTTAACAAACATAAATGTGACAACAATAAATGTAGtacaaaataataaagatgGCCATTTTAACAATAAATACAAATTTCACGAGATGTATGTCATGGCGTTGAAGTTAGATAATTAGGTGCGGGCGGGACCACTGTTAGTAATTGTACACCTCACGTGGCCGATCACGTATGGTCCCACACGTTTAAATTCTCCGGCGCGCCAACATTAAATTCCATTTCTATTATTTTGGCATGTTTTCCActgcttttattatttttatttctttatttattgttttggtGACACCATGCATTCACCTAGTCAATGTGGATACTTAGGGCTTGGGAAATCTACTAATTCCATATTATGATATTTGTAGTTGTCATTGATTACAGCTTATCCCAATTTTTCAGGGTTTGGATTTACTTTCGTTTTTCGACCATTATCTGCTATAGTCATTGCTATCGCCTTTATTCTCATCTTCAAATGCCGATTACAATTTTCTTTATTAGGTCGGAGTCTACGAATTCATTTTTTAGGTCATGCACAAAGATGATACGTTCTTAAGATGGATAATTTCTACTTTCTTTATTTTAGTAGTGTACTTGATAATAGGttagatattaaaaatattttgctaaaaaaatcataaagtttgatcaaattctgGTCTATCTTGCAATTTCAAAAAATGGCCAATTACATCCTAACTTTTCTCAATTGTCTCATAGTTAATGATTTGAGAAATTATATGGAGTATGATTTTGACAAACGCAAAATATCATGCGAACAtaatattatactatataaaCAACAACGTTCTTTAATACCTTTAGTCATTATggctttaatttttataaatgtacaCACTACGTacataaattcaaaatgtaGCATGATGATATTTCTTGCTATGGGACAATTGAAAAAATGTCAAAGTTATGAAATAGATcgtttttttttacaatttaacTTTGTAATAGAATTGCTgcaatatactccatatactaCACGTAGCTACTTTTGGAGTAAGAATATATTTACTTTTTCCCTTATTCATTGCTTCTCCTCCAATCCatctttttatttccttttcttttccttttccttttcctattttgaatattaaaataagaaaCCTAAATGGGAAATTACCCGCCATGAATGGCTTTAAAAGAAAACAGAATGATTATAGATAAAATCATGAAGAGAAAGAACAAATCGTGTTTGCAAAAATAATTAGTTACTAATCATGATAAAACTGCACTAACATGAAATCATAACCGTGCCACAAACCTTGTACCTAAATATCGTGCAATCAACATTATAACATTTACAtttttcaacaaattaaataaaattgcatCAATTGTTTGACTGAATAAAGTGTGAGACCTAAGATCAAATAGTCAACacgaataaaaatgaaataataataataataataataacatttCTATAACTGGGCCTATACtaatttactaa is part of the Salvia splendens isolate huo1 chromosome 6, SspV2, whole genome shotgun sequence genome and encodes:
- the LOC121807770 gene encoding protein XRI1-like, producing the protein MSYNNNGSDMWGWRNQVYSLEDNTSIEASKSLMNEVEHNVDHISYMFDNETTPVKACGDLPYYVTNNGTSGKESELYRDHSSQVKRRRMLQFESEVLETPICNDEEFLRSKETEQSLEAAISDMSQWVAGFTTSNECLDPSSEGWMADCFNDPGMHLCNEDFNSACGGASDVQIDVTELCNTAPTYEVKNTLSISTPRNVVFRGTKSYMRTPPKPASSVIYPFTFIKPCSLLGHTTLQDINQRIHNPPKPKPAEDEYPTSAFSGKPVVGKTKIHTEGGKGSITIMRTKG